In Rissa tridactyla isolate bRisTri1 chromosome 2, bRisTri1.patW.cur.20221130, whole genome shotgun sequence, a single window of DNA contains:
- the EOMES gene encoding eomesodermin homolog isoform X2 yields MQLGEPLLAAAGGALPGAPFYPLEGGGRGGGTGAGAGSSGGSRGPPRPGSPPRLDLDKTPKKFGAAPAMLGEAEAGEPPFAAPKPDSRKTTPCGEEELPPAAAARYSMDSLSPERYYLQSPGPPGAELGGPCALFPYPPAAQHGTVYQPPGGPRYPYGSVLSPGGFAGTVCPPGGRAQFGGGGGYQYGQAAAGGPLYGPYPAGSGSCGGLGALGVPAAGPGLRAQVFLCNRPLWLKFHRHQTEMIITKQGRRMFPFLSFNITGLNPTAHYNVFVEVVLADPNHWRFQGGKWVTCGKADNNMQGNKVYVHPESPNTGAHWMRQEISFGKLKLTNNKGANNNNAQMIVLQSLHKYQPRLHIVEVTEDGVEDLNDSSKTQTFIFPETQFIAVTAYQNTDITQLKIDHNPFAKGFRDNYDSSHQIVPGARYSVQPFFQEQFVNNLPPARFYNGERTVPQTNGLLSPQQNEEVASPPQRWFVTPVQQPSANKLDMNSYETEYSPSTLLPYGIKSLPLQTSHALGYYPDPTFPSMASWGSRGSYQRKMATGLPWTSRTSPPGFSEDQLSKEKVKEEIGSSWIETPPSIKSLDSNDSGVYTGACKRRRLSPSTSSNENSPTMKCEDINAEDYSKDTSKGMGYYAFYTSS; encoded by the exons ATGCAGCTGGGCGAGccgctgctggcggcggcggggggggccctgcCGGGCGCCCCCTTCTACCCGCTggagggcggcgggcgcggcggtgGGACCGGAGCAGGAGCGGGTTCTAGCGGCGGGTCCCGCGGGCCTCCCCGGCCGGGGTCGCCGCCGCGTCTCGACTTGGACAAGACACCCAAGAAGTTCGGGGCGGCCCCCGCCATGCTGGGCGAGGCGGAGGCGGGCGAGCCGCCCTTCGCCGCCCCCAAGCCAGACAGCCGCAAGACCACCCCCTGCGGGGAGGAGGAgctgcccccggccgccgccgcccgataCTCCATGGACAGCCTCAGCCCCGAGCGCTACTACCTGCAGTCCCCCGGGCCGCCTGGCGCCGAGCTGGGGGGGCCCTGCGCCCTCTTCCCCTACCCGCCGGCGGCGCAGCACGGCACCGTATACCAGCCGCCCGGCGGGCCCCGCTACCCCTACGGCTCGGTGCTGTCGCCGGGGGGCTTCGCGGGCACCGTCTGCCCTCCCGGTGGCCGGGCGCAgtttggcggcggcggcgggtacCAGTACGGACAGGCGGCGGCCGGCGGACCCCTCTACGGCCCCTACCCGGCGGGGTCGGGCTCCTGCGGCGGGTTAGGGGCGCTGGGGGTGCCGGCCGCcggcccggggctgcgggcgcAGGTCTTCCTCTGCAACCGGCCCCTCTGGCTCAAGTTCCACCGGCACCAGACGGAGATGATCATCACCAAGCAGGGCCG gaggATGTTTCCTTTCCTGAGCTTTAACATCACCGGCCTCAACCCCACGGCCCACTACAACGTCTTCGTGGAGGTGGTACTGGCGGACCCCAACCACTGGCGCTTCCAGGGGGGCAAGTGGGTGACCTGCGGCAAAGCCGACAACAACATGCAAG GCAACAAGGTGTACGTTCACCCCGAGTCGCCCAACACCGGGGCTCACTGGATGAGGCAGGAGATTTCTTTCGGGAAACTGAAGCTAACGAACAATAAAGGTGCTAATAACAACAACGCGCAG ATGATAGTACTGCAATCTCTACACAAGTACCAGCCCCGGCTTCACATTGTGGAAGTGACTGAAGATGGTGTTGAAGATCTGAATGATTCCTCAAAGactcaaacatttattttccctgAAACGCAATTCATAGCAGTTACAGCATATCAAAACACTGAT ATTACTCAGCTCAAAATTGACCATAATCCTTTTGCAAAAGGCTTCAGAGACAACTATGACTC ATCCCACCAGATCGTCCCTGGCGCCCGATACAGTGTCCAACCATTCTTCCAAGAACAGTTTGTCAACAACCTGCCCCCAGCCAGGTTTTATAATGGTGAGAGAACCGTGCCTCAGACAAATGGCTTGCTCTCCCCGCAGCAGAACGAAGAGGTGGCCAGCCCTCCTCAGCGGTGGTTTGTTACGCCTGTACAGCAGCCTAGTGCCAACAAACTGGACATGAACTCCTATGAGACGGAGTATTCCCCTAGCACCTTGCTCCCATATGGCATTAAATCCCTCCCCCTTCAGACATCCCATGCTCTGGGGTACTACCCTGACCCAACATTTCCATCCATGGCAAGTTGGGGAAGCAGGGGCTCTTACCAGAGAAAAATGGCAACAGGATTACCGTGGACCTCCAGAACAAGTCCTCCAGGTTTCTCTGAAGACCAGCTTTCCAAGGAGAAGGTGAAAGAAGAAATCGGCTCATCCTGGATAGAGACTCCACCCTCCATAAAGTCTCTAGATTCAAATGATTCTGGAGTCTACACGGGTGCTTGTAAGAGAAGACGGCTCTCCCCTAGCACTTCCAGCAATGAAAATTCACCGACTATGAAATGCGAGGACATAAATGCTGAGGACTATAGCAAAGACACTTCAAAAGGCATGGGCTACTATGCATTCTATACTAGTTCTTAA
- the EOMES gene encoding eomesodermin homolog isoform X1, whose protein sequence is MQLGEPLLAAAGGALPGAPFYPLEGGGRGGGTGAGAGSSGGSRGPPRPGSPPRLDLDKTPKKFGAAPAMLGEAEAGEPPFAAPKPDSRKTTPCGEEELPPAAAARYSMDSLSPERYYLQSPGPPGAELGGPCALFPYPPAAQHGTVYQPPGGPRYPYGSVLSPGGFAGTVCPPGGRAQFGGGGGYQYGQAAAGGPLYGPYPAGSGSCGGLGALGVPAAGPGLRAQVFLCNRPLWLKFHRHQTEMIITKQGRRMFPFLSFNITGLNPTAHYNVFVEVVLADPNHWRFQGGKWVTCGKADNNMQGNKVYVHPESPNTGAHWMRQEISFGKLKLTNNKGANNNNAQMIVLQSLHKYQPRLHIVEVTEDGVEDLNDSSKTQTFIFPETQFIAVTAYQNTDITQLKIDHNPFAKGFRDNYDSMYTASENDRLTPSPTDSPRSHQIVPGARYSVQPFFQEQFVNNLPPARFYNGERTVPQTNGLLSPQQNEEVASPPQRWFVTPVQQPSANKLDMNSYETEYSPSTLLPYGIKSLPLQTSHALGYYPDPTFPSMASWGSRGSYQRKMATGLPWTSRTSPPGFSEDQLSKEKVKEEIGSSWIETPPSIKSLDSNDSGVYTGACKRRRLSPSTSSNENSPTMKCEDINAEDYSKDTSKGMGYYAFYTSS, encoded by the exons ATGCAGCTGGGCGAGccgctgctggcggcggcggggggggccctgcCGGGCGCCCCCTTCTACCCGCTggagggcggcgggcgcggcggtgGGACCGGAGCAGGAGCGGGTTCTAGCGGCGGGTCCCGCGGGCCTCCCCGGCCGGGGTCGCCGCCGCGTCTCGACTTGGACAAGACACCCAAGAAGTTCGGGGCGGCCCCCGCCATGCTGGGCGAGGCGGAGGCGGGCGAGCCGCCCTTCGCCGCCCCCAAGCCAGACAGCCGCAAGACCACCCCCTGCGGGGAGGAGGAgctgcccccggccgccgccgcccgataCTCCATGGACAGCCTCAGCCCCGAGCGCTACTACCTGCAGTCCCCCGGGCCGCCTGGCGCCGAGCTGGGGGGGCCCTGCGCCCTCTTCCCCTACCCGCCGGCGGCGCAGCACGGCACCGTATACCAGCCGCCCGGCGGGCCCCGCTACCCCTACGGCTCGGTGCTGTCGCCGGGGGGCTTCGCGGGCACCGTCTGCCCTCCCGGTGGCCGGGCGCAgtttggcggcggcggcgggtacCAGTACGGACAGGCGGCGGCCGGCGGACCCCTCTACGGCCCCTACCCGGCGGGGTCGGGCTCCTGCGGCGGGTTAGGGGCGCTGGGGGTGCCGGCCGCcggcccggggctgcgggcgcAGGTCTTCCTCTGCAACCGGCCCCTCTGGCTCAAGTTCCACCGGCACCAGACGGAGATGATCATCACCAAGCAGGGCCG gaggATGTTTCCTTTCCTGAGCTTTAACATCACCGGCCTCAACCCCACGGCCCACTACAACGTCTTCGTGGAGGTGGTACTGGCGGACCCCAACCACTGGCGCTTCCAGGGGGGCAAGTGGGTGACCTGCGGCAAAGCCGACAACAACATGCAAG GCAACAAGGTGTACGTTCACCCCGAGTCGCCCAACACCGGGGCTCACTGGATGAGGCAGGAGATTTCTTTCGGGAAACTGAAGCTAACGAACAATAAAGGTGCTAATAACAACAACGCGCAG ATGATAGTACTGCAATCTCTACACAAGTACCAGCCCCGGCTTCACATTGTGGAAGTGACTGAAGATGGTGTTGAAGATCTGAATGATTCCTCAAAGactcaaacatttattttccctgAAACGCAATTCATAGCAGTTACAGCATATCAAAACACTGAT ATTACTCAGCTCAAAATTGACCATAATCCTTTTGCAAAAGGCTTCAGAGACAACTATGACTC CATGTACACAGCTTCTGAAAATGACAGATTAACTCCATCTCCCACGGATTCTCCTAGATCCCACCAGATCGTCCCTGGCGCCCGATACAGTGTCCAACCATTCTTCCAAGAACAGTTTGTCAACAACCTGCCCCCAGCCAGGTTTTATAATGGTGAGAGAACCGTGCCTCAGACAAATGGCTTGCTCTCCCCGCAGCAGAACGAAGAGGTGGCCAGCCCTCCTCAGCGGTGGTTTGTTACGCCTGTACAGCAGCCTAGTGCCAACAAACTGGACATGAACTCCTATGAGACGGAGTATTCCCCTAGCACCTTGCTCCCATATGGCATTAAATCCCTCCCCCTTCAGACATCCCATGCTCTGGGGTACTACCCTGACCCAACATTTCCATCCATGGCAAGTTGGGGAAGCAGGGGCTCTTACCAGAGAAAAATGGCAACAGGATTACCGTGGACCTCCAGAACAAGTCCTCCAGGTTTCTCTGAAGACCAGCTTTCCAAGGAGAAGGTGAAAGAAGAAATCGGCTCATCCTGGATAGAGACTCCACCCTCCATAAAGTCTCTAGATTCAAATGATTCTGGAGTCTACACGGGTGCTTGTAAGAGAAGACGGCTCTCCCCTAGCACTTCCAGCAATGAAAATTCACCGACTATGAAATGCGAGGACATAAATGCTGAGGACTATAGCAAAGACACTTCAAAAGGCATGGGCTACTATGCATTCTATACTAGTTCTTAA